Proteins encoded within one genomic window of Prauserella marina:
- a CDS encoding OmpL47-type beta-barrel domain-containing protein: MAIRRGSAALLSLLVALVWLVPSAFADDAKDAGRPSVPQTQQVQRAQVQPAQAQVLTWTGNNSLNEYGEAPTTATAGAATLVFENSVATGNTSGMTHTLTFDTSTPGYNHDVDVDIVASPFDANGGRHEVQVNLSPGKYRFFCAIPGHQQMQGVLTVTEGGEQDTTAPTVTAEVTGDQDAEGNYLGSATVSVSAEDAESGVAGIEYAVGEGDFQPYSEPVTLAEPGDYTVQYRATDNAGNTSDPGSVSFTVAEGEPEDNTPPEVTAELAGNQDADGNYLGAATVILNAQDAGSGVAGIEYDLDGAGFADYSEPVRVTELGEHTVAYRATDNAGNVSEAGSATFTVIEGSQDDTTPPHVMAEVTGQQDGDGNYVGSAAVNLTAHDAESGVDTVEYSLDGGMYTPYTEPVVVSAIGSHTVEYRATDLAGNTSEPGSVSFAVVEGQPDDTAPTVTAEVTGEQDGDGAYLGAATVVISAEDAESGVASVEYALGESEFTGYTDPVEVTEPGEHTVAYRATDNAGNVSEAGSVTFTVVEGSQEDTTAPETSIRITGEQDWEWSYIDLAKITLLAEDDESGVALIEYSFGEGSFRPYRIPLTVLDPGEYTVHYRATDNAGNTSEVGTARFRIVADGVHCTVSDARETVVVGDTDTGVANVDTGNGCTINDLIVEEAGYPDQAAFVSHVRQVARDLEAQGVITAQERKAIVSAARGVPVPSAA; the protein is encoded by the coding sequence GTGGCGATCCGGCGGGGGAGTGCCGCGCTGCTCAGCCTGCTGGTGGCGTTGGTGTGGCTGGTGCCGTCGGCCTTCGCCGACGACGCGAAGGACGCGGGGCGGCCCTCGGTTCCCCAGACCCAGCAGGTACAACGGGCGCAGGTGCAGCCCGCGCAAGCGCAAGTGCTCACGTGGACGGGAAACAACAGTCTCAACGAATACGGTGAGGCGCCGACGACGGCGACCGCGGGCGCCGCGACGCTGGTGTTCGAGAACAGCGTGGCGACCGGCAACACGTCCGGCATGACGCACACGCTGACCTTCGACACGTCGACCCCTGGTTACAACCACGACGTCGACGTGGACATCGTGGCCAGTCCCTTCGACGCCAACGGCGGCAGGCACGAGGTGCAGGTCAACCTGTCACCTGGCAAGTACCGGTTCTTCTGCGCGATACCGGGACATCAGCAGATGCAGGGCGTGCTCACCGTCACCGAGGGCGGTGAACAGGACACCACGGCTCCCACGGTTACCGCCGAGGTGACCGGTGATCAGGATGCCGAAGGCAACTATCTCGGTTCCGCGACCGTGTCAGTGTCGGCAGAGGACGCCGAATCCGGCGTGGCCGGTATCGAATACGCGGTAGGGGAAGGGGATTTTCAGCCGTACTCGGAACCGGTGACCCTTGCCGAACCCGGTGACTACACGGTGCAGTACCGGGCGACAGACAACGCGGGCAACACCTCGGACCCGGGGTCGGTGTCGTTCACCGTCGCCGAAGGCGAACCGGAGGACAACACACCGCCGGAGGTGACAGCGGAACTCGCGGGTAATCAGGATGCCGACGGCAACTATCTCGGTGCGGCGACGGTGATCCTGAACGCCCAGGACGCGGGTTCCGGCGTCGCCGGTATCGAGTACGACCTCGACGGTGCGGGATTCGCCGACTACAGCGAACCGGTCAGGGTCACCGAACTCGGTGAGCACACGGTGGCGTACCGGGCGACGGACAACGCTGGCAACGTCTCGGAGGCGGGCTCGGCGACCTTCACGGTGATCGAGGGCTCCCAGGACGACACGACGCCGCCACACGTGATGGCCGAGGTCACCGGTCAGCAGGACGGTGACGGCAACTACGTCGGCTCGGCGGCGGTGAACCTCACCGCTCACGATGCCGAGTCCGGTGTGGACACCGTGGAGTACTCCCTCGACGGCGGTATGTACACCCCGTACACCGAACCGGTCGTGGTGTCGGCGATCGGCTCACACACCGTCGAATACCGGGCCACCGACCTCGCGGGCAACACCTCGGAGCCGGGCTCGGTCTCGTTCGCCGTCGTCGAAGGACAACCCGACGACACGGCGCCCACCGTGACCGCGGAGGTCACGGGCGAGCAGGACGGCGACGGTGCCTATCTCGGCGCGGCGACCGTGGTGATCTCGGCCGAGGACGCCGAATCAGGGGTGGCGAGTGTCGAGTACGCGCTCGGGGAAAGTGAGTTCACCGGCTACACCGATCCCGTCGAGGTCACCGAGCCCGGTGAGCACACGGTAGCGTACCGGGCGACGGACAACGCTGGCAACGTCTCGGAGGCGGGGTCGGTGACCTTCACCGTCGTCGAAGGGTCCCAGGAGGACACGACGGCGCCGGAGACGAGTATCCGCATCACCGGCGAGCAGGACTGGGAATGGAGTTACATCGATCTCGCCAAGATCACCCTGCTGGCCGAGGACGACGAATCCGGGGTCGCGCTCATCGAGTACAGCTTCGGTGAGGGCAGCTTCCGGCCGTACCGGATCCCGTTGACCGTGCTGGATCCCGGTGAGTACACCGTGCACTACCGGGCGACGGACAATGCGGGCAACACCTCCGAGGTGGGCACGGCGCGGTTCCGCATCGTCGCCGACGGTGTGCACTGCACGGTGTCGGACGCCAGGGAGACGGTGGTCGTCGGTGACACGGATACCGGAGTGGCCAATGTGGACACCGGTAACGGGTGCACCATCAACGACCTGATCGTCGAGGAAGCCGGCTATCCCGATCAGGCGGCGTTCGTCAGTCACGTCAGGCAGGTCGCCCGTGACCTGGAAGCCCAGGGCGTGATCACGGCGCAGGAGCGCAAGGCGATCGTCAGTGCCGCGAGGGGAGTGCCGGTCCCCTCGGCGGCGTGA